In uncultured Desulfuromonas sp., the genomic stretch TGAACTCATGTCAGGAGCGATCAAGGGAATGCTTAGTGAGCTGGACCCTCATTCTGCGTACATGCCGCCAAAAATGTTTGAGGAGATGCAGATTGAAACCATGGGCGAGTTCAACGGTCTCGGTGTTGAAATCACCATCAAAGATCACCTGATCACGGTGATTTCCCCCATCGCCGACACACCGGCCGACCGTGCCGGAATTCGCGCCGGTGATATTATCATCGAAATCGACGGCACCTTGACCAAAGACATGTCGATCATGGACGCCATCAACCAGATGCGCGGGCCGCGCGGCAGCGAAATCACCCTGGGGATCATGCGCCATGGCGAAACAGCGCCACGAACCTTCACTCTGACGCGTGAAACCATCCGTGTTGACAGCATCCGTCAGCGCCTTTTTGAGCCCGCCATCGGCTACGTCCGCGTCAGTCAGTTTCAACAACGAACAGCACGAGAATTTAAAGACGCCCTCAAAGCGTTACACGAAGAAGCCGACACTCCGCTACAGGGACTGCTTATCGACCTGCGCAACAATCCCGGCGGCCTGCTCGACCAAGCTGTGCAGGTGTGTGATCTGTTTTTAAGCTCAGGAAAAATTGTTTCCACCGAAGGGCGGCGTAAAACCGACAATTTCACCTACAATGCGACAGCAGCCGATACCCAGCCCGGCTACCCGATTGTCGTGCTCATCAATGAAGGCAGTGCCAGTGCTTCGGAAATCGTTGCCGGTGCCCTGCAGGACCACAAACGCGCCGTCATCCTCGGCACCGGCAGCTTCGGTAAGGGATCAGTGCAAAGCATTATCCCTCTCACCGATCACTCCGGACTCCGTTTGACCACAGCGTACTATTACACGCCCAATGGCACCTCGATACAGGCACGGGGAATTGTCCCGGATGTGAGCGTTGAGCAGGCGGTGTGGAAAAAGACCACCCCCCATGAACTCACCAAGGAAAAAGACCTTAACAACCATCTGGAACCGCCAAGTCCGCAAAGTCCCCCCAAACAGGACATGGCTGGTGAAGATAAAATAGAATCGGACTTCCAACTGCTCAGAGCGTTGGATTTGCTGCGTGGCTGGCAACAAATGAAACACTTGCAACCCTGTCCGGTTGACGGGGGGCACGCCGCCTCATGACCCAGAAGAAGGCTAAAAAAACGTCGACAAAAAAGAAAACAGCTGCCAAAAAAAGCCGAAACAATCGCCTGTCCTGGCTCAGCCACCCATTGACGGCGCTGATATTTCTGCTGATGCTGTTAATTGTCGGCGGCTATATCATCACCCGCTGGTCGCTCCCCGATCCAAAGCCGACGCAGCCGCCGGTCATCACCTATCCAATGGAAGAATATCCTGCGGAAGTGGCCAAACCGCAGCCGCCACAGATCACCCCTTCGGATCATATCCCCAAAGTGGCAATCATCATGGATGATATCGGCATCAACCGCAAAGCCGCACTTCACGCTCTGCAATTGCGGATGCCGCTGGCCCTGGCCATCATTCCCGGCGAAGCCCATTCGACGGAGATTATGAAACTGGCCCACCAGCAACACAGCGAAATTTTGATCCACATCCCCATGGAACCGATCAGTTACCCGAAAAACGACCCGGGACCATTGGGACTCTTTGTTCATCAGTCCGACGCCCAGATTGAACGGCAGATTGACGACATCATTGCCGCCCTGCCCTATGCGATTGGCGGTAACAACCACATGGGTTCTAAGTTTACCCAACATGCCGACAAATTGCGCCCGGTGCTGCTGGCCCTTAAACAAGCTGGGTTATTCTTTGTTGACAGTCTGACCAGCAAAGACTCTGTCGCTTATCAGCAAGCGCAAC encodes the following:
- a CDS encoding S41 family peptidase, coding for MQLPLIISLYLCLFLTAPVCVSAQAAPSAPGNETTEQLSAYEHLDQFIDVLTLIQKNYVEQPAMDELMSGAIKGMLSELDPHSAYMPPKMFEEMQIETMGEFNGLGVEITIKDHLITVISPIADTPADRAGIRAGDIIIEIDGTLTKDMSIMDAINQMRGPRGSEITLGIMRHGETAPRTFTLTRETIRVDSIRQRLFEPAIGYVRVSQFQQRTAREFKDALKALHEEADTPLQGLLIDLRNNPGGLLDQAVQVCDLFLSSGKIVSTEGRRKTDNFTYNATAADTQPGYPIVVLINEGSASASEIVAGALQDHKRAVILGTGSFGKGSVQSIIPLTDHSGLRLTTAYYYTPNGTSIQARGIVPDVSVEQAVWKKTTPHELTKEKDLNNHLEPPSPQSPPKQDMAGEDKIESDFQLLRALDLLRGWQQMKHLQPCPVDGGHAAS
- a CDS encoding divergent polysaccharide deacetylase family protein — its product is MTQKKAKKTSTKKKTAAKKSRNNRLSWLSHPLTALIFLLMLLIVGGYIITRWSLPDPKPTQPPVITYPMEEYPAEVAKPQPPQITPSDHIPKVAIIMDDIGINRKAALHALQLRMPLALAIIPGEAHSTEIMKLAHQQHSEILIHIPMEPISYPKNDPGPLGLFVHQSDAQIERQIDDIIAALPYAIGGNNHMGSKFTQHADKLRPVLLALKQAGLFFVDSLTSKDSVAYQQAQQLGLSCALRDVFLDNVRQVEPILSQLDRLVTLAHRHGSAIAICHPYPQTIQALQQFIADQQRFDVEIVPISQLVDPPVANTVKNSDGLEVHR